From the genome of Arthrobacter alpinus, one region includes:
- a CDS encoding carbohydrate ABC transporter permease, with protein MTRRNPALAKRKPFGVRIYKNFRFAALALVVLCLLAPLAWLVASSLKTNVDIYDASKTFFFVPTLENYANVLTRNNYFVFIFNSFWVASASTVLSLILGVPAAYAMSRFTMHRSALVVLMARVIPGISLLVPWYYVFSNMKMVGGFGVLILSHMFVALPLIVYIMMSYFDSMPLELEESAQVDGLTPIGAFQRITLPLSVGGMATAGILSFIFSWNNFMFALVLSGSKTKTLPVAIFDFVSYASIDWGGLMAAATVVTIPIMIIALFTQKYIVSGMTAGATKG; from the coding sequence ATGACCAGACGGAATCCTGCCCTGGCAAAGCGCAAACCGTTCGGCGTCCGCATTTACAAGAACTTTCGTTTTGCTGCTTTGGCGCTCGTCGTGCTCTGTCTGCTCGCCCCGCTCGCCTGGCTAGTCGCGTCTTCTTTGAAGACAAACGTGGATATCTACGACGCGTCCAAGACGTTCTTCTTTGTGCCGACGTTGGAAAACTATGCCAATGTCTTGACGCGAAACAACTACTTCGTCTTCATCTTTAACAGTTTTTGGGTTGCGTCCGCATCCACCGTCTTGTCGTTGATTTTGGGTGTTCCTGCCGCGTATGCCATGAGTCGCTTCACCATGCACCGTTCGGCGCTGGTTGTTCTCATGGCGAGGGTTATTCCGGGAATCTCGTTGTTGGTCCCTTGGTACTACGTGTTCTCAAATATGAAGATGGTTGGTGGGTTCGGTGTCTTGATCCTCAGCCACATGTTCGTAGCGCTGCCGTTGATCGTTTACATCATGATGAGCTATTTTGACTCGATGCCTCTGGAGCTTGAAGAATCCGCCCAGGTTGACGGGTTAACGCCAATCGGCGCATTTCAAAGGATAACCCTGCCGTTGTCGGTGGGAGGTATGGCCACTGCCGGGATCTTGTCGTTCATTTTTTCGTGGAACAACTTCATGTTTGCATTGGTTCTTTCAGGATCCAAGACCAAAACGCTTCCAGTGGCCATCTTTGACTTCGTCTCCTACGCCAGCATCGACTGGGGCGGGCTCATGGCAGCGGCTACCGTCGTGACAATACCCATCATGATCATTGCGTTGTTCACACAAAAGTACATTGTCTCCGGCATGACCGCCGGGGCTACCAAAGGATAG
- the dgoD gene encoding galactonate dehydratase produces the protein MTHIVKIETFLVPPRWLFVRIETASGIVGWGEATCEGRSETVRTAVDQLSEILMGQDALRIEDHWQVMTKGSFYRGGPILSSAVSGLDQALWDIAGKHFETPVHQLLGGPVRDRIRAYGWVGGDEPNEVAESIQAQMDVGLTAVKMNASGRMSPLGSVAEIDGVIRRVAAAREVLGDHRDVAVDFHGRFSLANARKVAPLLEPYRPFFIEEPVVPENTHLLQQFTSSTTIPVATGERLYSRQEFLPALQAGIAVAQPDLSHAGGITEVRKIAALAEVYDVQLAPHCPLGPIALAACLQVGFATSNYLIQEQSIGIHYNKGAEVLDYVVDTSPLKFVDGNFERLTGPGLGIEVDEAAVREADKRGHAWRGPVWRHSDGSFAEW, from the coding sequence GTGACCCACATAGTTAAGATTGAAACTTTCCTGGTGCCGCCCCGCTGGCTGTTCGTCCGCATTGAGACGGCCAGCGGAATCGTCGGCTGGGGTGAAGCGACCTGTGAAGGTCGGAGTGAAACTGTCCGAACGGCTGTGGACCAGCTTTCCGAGATTCTGATGGGCCAGGATGCGCTCAGGATCGAAGATCACTGGCAGGTCATGACGAAAGGATCATTTTACAGGGGTGGGCCAATACTCTCTAGTGCCGTTTCGGGACTTGACCAGGCTTTGTGGGACATAGCTGGCAAACACTTCGAAACCCCGGTCCACCAGCTTCTAGGAGGCCCCGTGAGGGACCGAATTAGGGCCTATGGGTGGGTGGGTGGTGACGAACCCAACGAGGTTGCAGAGTCCATCCAAGCACAGATGGATGTTGGGCTGACAGCCGTGAAGATGAACGCCAGTGGCAGGATGAGCCCGCTGGGTTCAGTTGCGGAAATCGATGGCGTTATCAGGCGCGTGGCGGCGGCCCGTGAGGTACTGGGTGACCACCGCGACGTTGCGGTTGATTTCCATGGGAGGTTCTCCTTGGCGAATGCCCGAAAAGTGGCGCCGCTGCTGGAACCCTACCGCCCGTTCTTCATCGAAGAGCCGGTTGTTCCCGAGAACACTCACCTATTGCAGCAGTTCACCTCCTCGACCACCATTCCGGTCGCGACGGGCGAGAGACTTTACAGCCGGCAGGAGTTTTTGCCCGCGTTGCAGGCCGGAATTGCTGTGGCGCAACCTGATCTGTCCCACGCGGGAGGCATCACGGAAGTGCGCAAGATCGCCGCACTTGCCGAAGTTTATGATGTTCAGCTTGCGCCCCACTGCCCGCTTGGACCGATTGCTTTGGCGGCCTGCCTGCAAGTTGGATTTGCAACCTCGAATTACCTCATCCAGGAGCAAAGCATTGGCATCCATTACAACAAGGGGGCAGAAGTGCTCGACTACGTGGTGGACACGAGCCCATTAAAGTTTGTTGATGGAAATTTCGAACGGCTGACCGGGCCAGGGCTCGGCATTGAGGTCGATGAAGCCGCAGTCCGGGAAGCAGACAAGCGCGGGCATGCTTGGCGCGGCCCCGTCTGGCGGCATTCCGACGGATCATTTGCGGAATGGTGA
- a CDS encoding bifunctional 4-hydroxy-2-oxoglutarate aldolase/2-dehydro-3-deoxy-phosphogluconate aldolase, whose protein sequence is MIAIVRGTSGKFAAAAALALMEEGFRYVEVALTTPDATSAIAEIRANAPPGSLVGAGTVLTVGNVKDVIAAGAQFIVTPAICESVREGARQDIPVVAGALTPSEVHAGMSQGATLIKLFPASLGGPNYLKALRDPFPTVPFIAVGGVGLTEAQSYWNLGALAVGPGGPLVGNAASSGGDLVPLRQRARDYLALARRFQEASARP, encoded by the coding sequence TTGATCGCAATCGTTCGCGGCACCAGTGGAAAATTTGCGGCAGCGGCAGCGTTGGCGCTCATGGAAGAAGGGTTCCGTTATGTTGAGGTCGCTCTGACAACTCCGGATGCTACCTCTGCGATCGCAGAAATCCGAGCCAATGCGCCGCCAGGTTCACTGGTCGGGGCCGGAACAGTCCTGACGGTGGGAAATGTCAAAGACGTCATTGCGGCCGGGGCCCAGTTTATCGTTACCCCCGCCATTTGTGAATCCGTTCGTGAAGGTGCCCGCCAAGACATACCCGTGGTGGCGGGGGCCCTAACTCCAAGCGAAGTCCACGCAGGCATGAGCCAAGGCGCCACCTTGATCAAGCTTTTCCCGGCATCATTGGGTGGCCCCAACTACCTCAAGGCGCTCCGTGACCCGTTCCCCACCGTGCCATTCATCGCCGTGGGCGGCGTCGGATTGACGGAAGCACAATCATATTGGAACCTCGGAGCCCTCGCCGTCGGACCCGGAGGGCCACTGGTCGGCAACGCAGCCTCCTCAGGCGGCGACCTCGTCCCGCTGCGGCAACGAGCCCGTGACTACCTTGCCCTGGCGAGACGATTCCAGGAAGCGAGCGCACGCCCGTGA
- a CDS encoding sugar kinase produces the protein MVSLRSNGPLAQGGTLTTHMAGSEANVAIALSRLGHTARWVGRVGEDPHGEFIQRQLRAESVDEWVTVDPDRSTGVMFLEKRTADISRALYYRQGSAGSEVGFIDVGPALESSARLLHLTGITPALSPRSREAFERAAAGAEAHGMVLSLDVNYRNKLWSRREATQVLSAAARHAKIVVASDDELCLLSSRPTGPEHPANIPAVAAELLALGVEEVVVKLGSDGAEVYTASGKFRVDAVPVNAVDTVGAGDAFTAGYLSAFLDGVPVVERLRRGNLMGGFAVSTLGDWEGLPKRAELDLLSAQAIGSTQR, from the coding sequence ATGGTCTCTCTTCGCAGTAACGGTCCGTTGGCACAAGGCGGGACATTGACAACGCACATGGCAGGCAGTGAGGCCAATGTTGCCATTGCCCTGTCGCGATTGGGACACACTGCAAGATGGGTAGGGCGGGTTGGTGAGGATCCCCATGGGGAATTTATTCAACGCCAGCTCCGGGCGGAATCCGTTGACGAGTGGGTCACTGTGGATCCTGATCGATCCACTGGCGTCATGTTTCTTGAAAAAAGAACAGCCGACATCAGCAGAGCGCTCTACTACCGGCAAGGGTCGGCGGGTTCGGAGGTGGGCTTCATCGATGTGGGACCGGCCTTGGAGTCATCGGCAAGGCTACTGCACCTGACCGGAATCACCCCTGCCCTGTCCCCCCGCTCCCGAGAAGCCTTTGAGCGAGCTGCTGCTGGCGCAGAAGCTCATGGCATGGTGCTCTCCTTGGACGTGAATTACCGAAACAAGCTGTGGTCCCGCAGGGAAGCCACACAGGTGCTGTCGGCGGCGGCCCGTCATGCGAAAATCGTGGTCGCCTCTGACGACGAGTTATGCCTGCTCTCCTCTCGCCCGACCGGGCCCGAACATCCCGCAAACATCCCAGCCGTTGCTGCGGAACTGTTGGCGCTTGGTGTGGAAGAGGTGGTGGTGAAGCTTGGTTCTGACGGCGCCGAGGTCTACACAGCGTCAGGCAAGTTCCGAGTGGATGCAGTACCAGTCAATGCTGTCGACACTGTTGGTGCCGGGGATGCTTTCACGGCCGGGTATCTCTCAGCATTCCTTGATGGGGTGCCGGTCGTGGAGAGGCTCCGTCGCGGCAACCTCATGGGCGGCTTCGCCGTTAGCACCCTTGGTGACTGGGAGGGGCTGCCGAAGAGGGCAGAACTGGACCTACTCAGCGCTCAAGCAATTGGAAGTACCCAACGTTAA
- the manD gene encoding D-mannonate dehydratase ManD, producing the protein MKIISAEVFVTSPSRNFVTLKVTTDEGVVGIGDATLNGRELAVAAYLKEHVAQLLIGRDPHRIEDTWQFIYRSSYWRRGPVTMAAIAAVDMALWDIKGKIAGLPVYQLLGGASRNGLRAYGHASGADIPQLFDSVREHLELGYKSIRIQTAIPGIKAVYGVAAQAQASGERYDYEPAGRGNYPQEEDWDTRAYLRHLPTVFEAVRNEFGPEIPLLHDGHHRMTPIQAAKLGKSLEPYDLYWLEDCTPAENQEGLRLVRQHTTTPLAIGEVFNTVFDFQTLIKEQLIDYVRAASTHFGGISALKKVMDYAAQYQIKSGFHGPTDISPIGFAAQLHVGLAIHNYGIQEYMQHSDATNEVFEQSMTFKDGYLHPGDAPGIGVEFNEEAAAAYPYQQAYLPYNRLVDGTVHDW; encoded by the coding sequence GTGAAAATCATTTCTGCTGAAGTATTTGTGACCAGCCCGAGCCGTAACTTCGTGACGTTGAAGGTCACTACCGATGAAGGTGTTGTCGGTATTGGCGATGCCACCCTGAATGGCCGCGAGCTGGCCGTTGCCGCGTATTTGAAGGAACACGTGGCCCAGCTGCTCATCGGCCGGGACCCGCACCGCATCGAGGACACGTGGCAGTTCATTTACCGCAGCTCCTACTGGCGCCGCGGCCCGGTCACCATGGCCGCCATCGCCGCCGTGGACATGGCATTGTGGGACATCAAGGGCAAGATCGCGGGCCTGCCCGTCTACCAGCTGCTCGGTGGCGCCTCGCGTAACGGCCTGCGCGCTTATGGCCATGCCTCCGGTGCCGACATCCCCCAGCTCTTTGACTCGGTCCGCGAACACTTGGAGCTTGGTTATAAGTCCATCCGCATCCAGACTGCGATCCCCGGTATCAAGGCCGTCTACGGGGTGGCCGCCCAGGCTCAGGCCTCGGGGGAACGTTACGACTACGAACCCGCCGGCCGCGGGAACTACCCGCAGGAAGAGGATTGGGACACCCGCGCGTATCTGCGCCACCTGCCCACCGTCTTCGAGGCGGTCCGGAACGAGTTCGGCCCGGAAATTCCACTGCTGCACGATGGCCACCACCGCATGACCCCGATCCAAGCCGCCAAACTGGGCAAGTCTTTGGAGCCCTACGACCTGTACTGGCTTGAAGACTGCACCCCGGCGGAAAACCAGGAGGGACTGCGTCTGGTCCGCCAGCACACCACCACCCCGTTGGCGATTGGTGAGGTGTTCAACACGGTCTTTGATTTCCAGACCCTGATCAAGGAACAACTCATCGACTATGTTCGGGCCGCCTCGACCCACTTCGGTGGCATCTCGGCGCTAAAGAAGGTCATGGACTATGCGGCCCAGTACCAGATCAAGTCCGGTTTCCACGGGCCCACCGATATTTCACCGATCGGCTTCGCCGCGCAGTTGCATGTGGGTTTGGCCATCCACAACTACGGAATTCAGGAGTACATGCAGCACTCGGATGCCACGAACGAGGTCTTCGAGCAGTCCATGACGTTCAAGGACGGCTACCTGCACCCCGGCGACGCCCCCGGCATCGGGGTGGAATTCAACGAGGAAGCCGCCGCGGCCTACCCGTATCAGCAGGCCTACCTGCCCTACAACCGCCTGGTCGACGGAACAGTCCACGACTGGTAG
- the pyrE gene encoding orotate phosphoribosyltransferase translates to MTQTLAADRARLLELVKELAVVHGKVILSSGKEADYYIDLRRITLHHEASRLAGRVMLAMLDDAGIEFETAGGLTMGADPVGTALMHAAGDAGRTIDAFVVRKAQKSYGMGRQVEGPSVDGRNVVVLEDTSTTGGSALAAVEGVRKAGGNIKAVAVIVDRDTGAKERIEAEAGVPYLFVFGKDELGLN, encoded by the coding sequence ATGACTCAGACTCTCGCTGCCGACCGCGCCCGCCTGCTCGAACTCGTCAAGGAATTGGCCGTTGTCCATGGCAAAGTGATCCTCTCCTCCGGTAAGGAAGCCGACTACTACATCGATCTACGCCGCATCACGCTCCACCACGAGGCTTCCCGCCTTGCCGGTCGCGTCATGTTGGCCATGTTGGACGACGCCGGCATCGAGTTTGAGACGGCTGGCGGGCTGACCATGGGTGCAGATCCTGTGGGTACGGCGCTCATGCACGCAGCCGGCGACGCCGGCCGCACCATCGACGCCTTCGTGGTCCGCAAGGCCCAGAAGTCCTATGGTATGGGCCGCCAGGTGGAGGGCCCCAGCGTTGACGGGCGCAACGTCGTCGTGCTCGAAGACACCTCCACAACAGGCGGGAGTGCGCTGGCAGCGGTGGAAGGCGTGCGCAAGGCCGGGGGAAACATTAAGGCCGTTGCGGTGATCGTGGACCGCGACACCGGCGCCAAGGAGCGCATTGAAGCCGAAGCCGGGGTCCCGTACCTGTTCGTGTTCGGCAAGGACGAGCTCGGCCTGAACTAG
- a CDS encoding thymidine kinase, translating into MAKLYFRYGAMNSGKSTGLLQVAYNYEERGQRVLLAKPGIDTKGAGEVVSRLGMTRAVDFLIQPLDDARAVFAAHAAGDDPDALLEHVDVAPVGCLLIDEAQFLTPAQVDGLFKIAVLDRVPVIAYGIRTDFRTRAFPGAARLLEIAHALEELKTICRCGRKAIFNTRRVGGKIVFDGDQVAIDGDEVRYESLCGTCYLEASGGQLRS; encoded by the coding sequence ATGGCAAAACTTTACTTCCGTTACGGTGCGATGAATTCGGGCAAGTCTACGGGTTTGTTGCAGGTGGCGTACAACTATGAGGAGCGCGGCCAACGGGTTTTGCTCGCCAAGCCGGGCATCGACACCAAAGGCGCCGGCGAGGTGGTCTCACGGCTGGGCATGACTCGCGCCGTCGACTTCCTGATTCAGCCCCTTGACGACGCCCGGGCCGTGTTTGCCGCCCACGCCGCAGGAGATGATCCCGATGCGCTGCTGGAACATGTGGATGTGGCGCCCGTGGGCTGCTTGCTCATTGACGAGGCCCAGTTCCTGACACCTGCCCAGGTGGACGGGCTGTTTAAGATCGCCGTCCTGGACCGCGTGCCCGTCATCGCCTACGGCATCCGCACGGACTTCCGCACCCGCGCGTTCCCCGGTGCGGCCCGGCTTCTGGAGATCGCGCACGCCCTGGAGGAATTGAAGACCATCTGCCGGTGCGGGCGCAAGGCAATCTTCAACACGCGCCGGGTCGGCGGGAAGATAGTGTTCGACGGCGATCAGGTCGCCATCGACGGCGACGAGGTCCGTTACGAGTCCTTGTGCGGCACCTGCTACCTGGAAGCATCCGGCGGACAGCTGCGCTCCTAA
- a CDS encoding HAD-IIA family hydrolase → MSKVQNREPADIECWLTDMDGVLVHENKAVPGAADLIQRWVDTSKRFLVLTNNSIFTPRDLAARLRASGLEIPEENLWTSALATAQFLKSQMPHGRAFVIGEAGLTTALHEAGFILTDQNPDYVVLGETRNYSFEAITQAIRLIGNGARFIATNPDATGPSKEGPLPATGAVAALITKATGREPYVVGKPNPMMFRSAMNRIQAHSETTAMIGDRMDTDIVAGMEAGLHTVLVFTGITQPEDIDAFPFRPDQALNSVADLIPHI, encoded by the coding sequence ATGAGCAAGGTGCAAAACCGTGAACCCGCCGACATCGAATGCTGGCTCACCGACATGGACGGTGTACTGGTCCATGAGAACAAGGCAGTTCCCGGCGCGGCCGACCTGATCCAGCGCTGGGTTGACACCTCCAAACGCTTTTTGGTCCTGACGAACAATTCCATCTTCACCCCGCGCGACCTCGCCGCCCGGTTGCGGGCCTCGGGCCTGGAAATCCCGGAGGAGAACCTGTGGACCTCGGCCCTGGCAACCGCCCAGTTCCTTAAGTCCCAGATGCCGCACGGGCGCGCCTTTGTCATTGGCGAGGCAGGATTGACGACGGCGTTGCACGAGGCCGGCTTTATCCTCACCGACCAGAATCCCGACTATGTGGTGTTGGGTGAAACCCGCAACTATTCCTTCGAGGCGATCACCCAGGCCATCCGGCTGATTGGCAACGGCGCACGATTCATCGCCACCAACCCCGACGCAACGGGGCCTTCCAAGGAGGGCCCGCTGCCTGCCACAGGCGCCGTGGCCGCCCTGATCACCAAGGCCACGGGACGGGAGCCGTACGTTGTGGGCAAGCCGAACCCCATGATGTTCCGCTCCGCCATGAACCGGATCCAGGCCCACTCGGAGACCACGGCCATGATCGGTGACCGGATGGACACAGACATCGTTGCGGGCATGGAGGCCGGCCTGCATACAGTGCTGGTGTTTACCGGCATCACCCAACCCGAGGACATTGACGCCTTCCCGTTCCGCCCCGACCAGGCGCTGAACTCGGTGGCCGATTTGATCCCGCACATCTAA
- a CDS encoding TrmH family RNA methyltransferase has protein sequence MPCPDPAATSELPEYVQTQHEVGVGPWEGELPEGDHWDPELLADGDRRNVLDQYRYWSMDAIIAELDTRRHDFHIAIENWQHDMNIGTVVRTANAFLAKEVHIIGRRRWNKRGAMVTDRYQHVRHHPTVEDFVAWAQGEGLAIIGIDIFPDSEKLETYELPRNCVLVFGQEGPGLSEEVHAAAQTTLSIEQFGSTRSINAASAAGIAMHAWVRRHVFNQHVN, from the coding sequence ATCCCTTGCCCCGATCCTGCCGCCACGTCAGAGCTGCCCGAATATGTTCAAACCCAGCATGAGGTCGGTGTGGGGCCGTGGGAAGGCGAACTGCCCGAAGGCGATCACTGGGATCCGGAGCTGTTGGCAGACGGGGACCGGCGCAATGTGCTGGATCAGTACCGGTACTGGAGCATGGATGCGATCATTGCCGAGCTGGACACCCGCCGGCACGACTTCCACATCGCCATCGAAAACTGGCAACACGACATGAACATCGGTACCGTGGTCCGCACCGCCAACGCGTTCCTGGCCAAGGAAGTGCACATCATCGGACGACGGCGGTGGAACAAGCGTGGGGCCATGGTCACCGACCGCTATCAGCACGTTCGCCACCACCCCACGGTCGAGGACTTTGTGGCATGGGCGCAGGGCGAAGGGCTGGCCATCATCGGCATCGACATCTTCCCAGACTCGGAAAAGCTGGAAACCTACGAGCTGCCGCGCAACTGTGTGCTGGTGTTCGGTCAGGAAGGCCCCGGCCTGAGCGAAGAAGTCCACGCAGCCGCCCAGACCACGCTGTCCATTGAGCAATTTGGCTCCACACGTTCCATCAACGCCGCCTCCGCAGCCGGCATCGCCATGCACGCCTGGGTCCGCCGCCACGTATTCAACCAACATGTGAACTAG
- the fbaA gene encoding class II fructose-bisphosphate aldolase gives MPIATPEKYAEMIDRAKAGGFAYPAVNVTSSQTLNATLQGFADAGTDGIIQVSTGGAAYWSGARVKDMVAGSLGFAAFAREVAKKYPINVALHTDHCPKDKLDGFVVPLLEASEAEVKAGRDPIFNSHMWDGSAETLEENLRIGRELLARTHAAKMILEVEIGAVGGEEDGVENAINDKLYSTIADGLATVEALGSGEHGRYITALTFGNVHGVYKAGNVKLRPEILKEIQAAVGVKIGKENPFDLVFHGGSGSSDQEIADAVAYGVIKMNIDTDTQYAYTRPVVDHMFTNYAGVLKVDGDVGNKKLYDPRVWGASAEKGLAARVVEAASQLGSAGKTNK, from the coding sequence ATGCCCATTGCAACACCGGAAAAATATGCCGAAATGATCGACCGCGCCAAGGCTGGCGGCTTCGCCTACCCGGCGGTCAACGTAACCTCCTCGCAGACGCTTAACGCCACCCTGCAGGGCTTCGCCGATGCCGGCACCGATGGCATCATCCAGGTTTCCACCGGAGGCGCGGCCTACTGGTCCGGCGCTCGCGTCAAGGACATGGTTGCCGGTTCCTTGGGCTTCGCAGCGTTTGCCCGCGAAGTTGCGAAAAAGTACCCCATCAACGTGGCACTTCACACCGACCACTGCCCCAAGGACAAGCTGGACGGTTTTGTAGTGCCCCTGTTGGAAGCCTCAGAGGCTGAGGTCAAGGCCGGCCGCGACCCGATCTTCAACTCCCACATGTGGGACGGCTCCGCCGAGACCCTTGAAGAAAACCTCCGCATTGGCCGCGAACTACTGGCCCGCACGCACGCCGCAAAGATGATCCTTGAAGTCGAGATCGGTGCCGTTGGTGGCGAGGAAGACGGCGTGGAGAACGCCATCAACGACAAGTTGTACTCGACCATCGCCGACGGCCTGGCCACGGTTGAGGCCTTGGGCTCCGGCGAGCACGGCCGCTACATCACCGCCCTGACTTTCGGCAACGTGCACGGGGTCTACAAGGCTGGTAACGTCAAGCTGCGCCCGGAGATCCTCAAGGAAATCCAGGCCGCCGTTGGTGTCAAGATCGGCAAGGAAAACCCGTTCGATTTGGTCTTCCACGGCGGATCCGGCTCCTCCGACCAGGAAATCGCCGACGCGGTTGCCTACGGTGTCATCAAGATGAACATCGACACTGACACGCAGTACGCGTACACCCGCCCGGTGGTTGATCACATGTTCACCAACTACGCAGGTGTACTGAAGGTCGACGGGGACGTGGGCAACAAGAAGCTGTACGACCCCCGCGTCTGGGGTGCCTCGGCCGAAAAGGGCCTGGCCGCACGTGTTGTGGAGGCTGCCTCGCAGCTTGGCTCCGCAGGCAAGACGAACAAGTAA
- a CDS encoding DUF3151 domain-containing protein: MSDEFRRNLLGPEPTLLPVEEEIQARLDAGDEAVDLAAANPTSSLVWAILADEAYAEGRTIESYAYARTGYHRGLDSLRRNGWRGTGPVPYTHEGNRGFLRALYALGRAAGAIGESDEAERIGKFLNDSDPLAQAAIEAAL; encoded by the coding sequence ATGTCTGACGAGTTCCGCAGGAACCTCCTGGGGCCTGAGCCAACACTGCTCCCTGTTGAAGAGGAAATTCAGGCGCGTCTAGATGCCGGGGATGAGGCCGTTGACCTAGCTGCCGCAAACCCGACTTCCTCCCTGGTGTGGGCCATCCTGGCCGACGAAGCGTATGCGGAGGGCCGCACCATTGAGTCCTACGCCTACGCGCGCACCGGCTACCACCGCGGCCTGGACTCCCTGCGCCGCAACGGCTGGCGCGGCACCGGACCGGTTCCTTACACGCACGAGGGCAACCGTGGGTTCCTGCGGGCCCTGTACGCGCTGGGCCGTGCGGCTGGTGCCATCGGCGAGTCCGACGAAGCCGAGCGCATTGGGAAGTTCCTGAACGACTCCGATCCGTTAGCCCAGGCTGCGATCGAGGCCGCGCTCTAG
- a CDS encoding DUF2249 domain-containing protein, which translates to MNDLVLASSSAEAAALDEVKSRLAEAGGTLGTLAANLRSAASSPVVGELAGNDQSALVDFAEKELLPLAAAFSKAAGGADAVLATLAAGHLARLGDATKALEQQDSPAQMVHAGARLQEAATTFLDQATAVLVPALAQNPALTLAGILPEPVAAAVGGGPATGGCACGDHDEPGLSELDTRVIPHAIRHATIFGALEGLTSGRGILLIANHNPLPLLAQLEQRSAGKFAVDYVENGPELWKLSMVRN; encoded by the coding sequence GTGAACGACTTGGTACTTGCCTCCTCCTCCGCCGAAGCCGCTGCCCTTGACGAGGTCAAAAGCCGTTTGGCCGAGGCGGGCGGAACGCTCGGGACCCTGGCCGCGAATTTGCGCTCTGCGGCAAGCAGTCCGGTTGTTGGCGAGCTCGCCGGAAACGACCAAAGCGCACTGGTGGACTTTGCAGAGAAGGAATTGCTGCCCTTAGCTGCCGCCTTTTCCAAGGCCGCGGGTGGGGCAGACGCCGTCCTGGCAACCCTGGCGGCCGGACACCTTGCCCGTCTTGGCGACGCCACCAAGGCGCTCGAGCAGCAGGATTCGCCGGCCCAGATGGTCCACGCGGGGGCGCGCCTGCAAGAAGCCGCCACCACGTTCCTGGACCAAGCCACCGCAGTGCTGGTGCCGGCACTGGCCCAAAATCCTGCGCTCACATTGGCCGGAATCTTGCCGGAGCCGGTGGCTGCTGCCGTTGGGGGCGGCCCGGCCACGGGAGGGTGTGCATGTGGCGACCACGACGAGCCGGGCCTATCCGAGCTGGACACGCGAGTGATCCCGCATGCCATCCGCCACGCCACCATCTTCGGCGCACTCGAAGGCCTCACCTCCGGCCGGGGCATCTTGCTGATCGCCAACCACAACCCGCTGCCGCTTCTGGCCCAGTTGGAGCAGCGCTCAGCAGGCAAATTTGCTGTGGACTATGTGGAAAACGGTCCGGAGCTGTGGAAGTTGAGCATGGTCCGCAACTGA
- a CDS encoding helix-turn-helix transcriptional regulator, with the protein MENNKLELPQLGPKAGGAEPVAAISKARAAVLERLRAADGALSVEKLAAGTGQHTNTVREHLEALVVAGFAACTTAPSTGRGRPAKLYSATLGEVRPTGYAALAAALASHIAATSKDPAGAGDLAGRQWAHAMTLPGSVQAHVPDAAGAHQARRRVLSALQDAGFGVQGDADATELTLTTCPILAAARENPKVVCAVHLGLVKGLLEGSGILENDVELVPFSGPGKCSLHLPAVPTP; encoded by the coding sequence GTGGAAAATAATAAGTTGGAATTGCCGCAGTTGGGCCCCAAAGCGGGTGGCGCGGAGCCCGTCGCGGCGATCTCTAAAGCCCGTGCTGCCGTTCTGGAACGGCTAAGAGCCGCCGACGGCGCGCTGAGCGTTGAAAAGTTGGCCGCTGGAACCGGCCAACACACCAATACGGTTCGGGAGCATTTGGAGGCCCTCGTTGTCGCTGGTTTCGCTGCCTGCACGACGGCGCCAAGTACCGGGCGCGGCCGGCCCGCCAAACTGTATTCGGCCACCCTGGGCGAGGTGCGGCCCACAGGTTATGCCGCACTGGCGGCCGCGCTGGCCAGCCACATTGCCGCGACAAGCAAGGACCCGGCGGGTGCAGGCGACCTGGCCGGACGGCAATGGGCCCATGCAATGACGCTGCCAGGGAGCGTGCAAGCGCACGTACCGGACGCGGCAGGGGCGCACCAGGCCAGGCGCCGTGTTCTCAGCGCGTTGCAAGATGCCGGCTTCGGCGTCCAAGGCGATGCTGATGCCACCGAGCTGACCTTGACGACCTGTCCCATCCTTGCCGCTGCCCGGGAAAACCCGAAGGTGGTGTGCGCCGTGCACCTCGGCCTGGTCAAGGGCTTGCTGGAAGGCAGCGGCATCTTAGAAAACGACGTTGAGTTGGTGCCTTTCTCCGGACCCGGAAAATGCTCACTTCACCTGCCGGCAGTGCCAACCCCGTGA